In the genome of Nerophis lumbriciformis linkage group LG32, RoL_Nlum_v2.1, whole genome shotgun sequence, one region contains:
- the LOC133574598 gene encoding L antigen family member 3-like isoform X3, translating to MARHENQHKTENLELSLEVPFPSSRHATIALRSLNPDREPRKGGISKHLSVSGRTLSVRWSADEARILRVSVNSFLDNLTLVTETMQMFPTDT from the exons ATGGCGAGGCACGAAAACCAGCACAAAACAGAAAATCTGGAACT TTCTCTAGAAGTTCCCTTCCCGTCCTCACGTCACGCCACCATCGCTCTGCGCTCTCTAAATCCGGACCGCGAGCCGAGGAAAGGAGGCATCAGCAAGCATCTGTCGGTGTCTGGAAGGACGTTGTCCGT GAGGTGGAGCGCCGACGAAGCTCGGATCCTCCGTGTATCCGTCAACTCCTTCCTGGACAACCTGACCCTGGTGACGGAGACCATGCAGATGTTTCCCACGGACACTTGA
- the LOC133574598 gene encoding L antigen family member 3-like isoform X1, with the protein MARHENQHKTENLELYPFTSFLNINYPSSCKFPSPALSSLEVPFPSSRHATIALRSLNPDREPRKGGISKHLSVSGRTLSVRWSADEARILRVSVNSFLDNLTLVTETMQMFPTDT; encoded by the exons ATGGCGAGGCACGAAAACCAGCACAAAACAGAAAATCTGGAACTGTATCCTTTCACTTCATTCCTCAACATCAATTATCCAag CAGCTGCAAGTTTCCTTCACCTGCCCTCAGTTCTCTAGAAGTTCCCTTCCCGTCCTCACGTCACGCCACCATCGCTCTGCGCTCTCTAAATCCGGACCGCGAGCCGAGGAAAGGAGGCATCAGCAAGCATCTGTCGGTGTCTGGAAGGACGTTGTCCGT GAGGTGGAGCGCCGACGAAGCTCGGATCCTCCGTGTATCCGTCAACTCCTTCCTGGACAACCTGACCCTGGTGACGGAGACCATGCAGATGTTTCCCACGGACACTTGA
- the LOC133574598 gene encoding L antigen family member 3-like isoform X2 yields the protein MARHENQHKTENLELYPFTSFLNINYPSCKFPSPALSSLEVPFPSSRHATIALRSLNPDREPRKGGISKHLSVSGRTLSVRWSADEARILRVSVNSFLDNLTLVTETMQMFPTDT from the exons ATGGCGAGGCACGAAAACCAGCACAAAACAGAAAATCTGGAACTGTATCCTTTCACTTCATTCCTCAACATCAATTATCCAag CTGCAAGTTTCCTTCACCTGCCCTCAGTTCTCTAGAAGTTCCCTTCCCGTCCTCACGTCACGCCACCATCGCTCTGCGCTCTCTAAATCCGGACCGCGAGCCGAGGAAAGGAGGCATCAGCAAGCATCTGTCGGTGTCTGGAAGGACGTTGTCCGT GAGGTGGAGCGCCGACGAAGCTCGGATCCTCCGTGTATCCGTCAACTCCTTCCTGGACAACCTGACCCTGGTGACGGAGACCATGCAGATGTTTCCCACGGACACTTGA